Proteins from one Drosophila gunungcola strain Sukarami chromosome 3R, Dgunungcola_SK_2, whole genome shotgun sequence genomic window:
- the LOC128252647 gene encoding 60S ribosomal protein L3 isoform X2 — protein sequence MSHRKFSAPRHGSMAFYPKKRSARHRGKVKAFPKDDASKPVHLTCFIGYKAGMTHIVREADRPGSKINKKEVVEAVTVLETPPMIVVGAVGYIETPFGLRALVNVWAQHLSEECRRRFYKNCSSISLLRELFKSLKVV from the exons ATG TCGCATCGCAAGTTCTCAGCGCCTCGCCATGGCTCCATGGCCTTCTACCCCAAGAAGCGCTCAGCTCGCCATCGCGGCAAGGTTAAGGCCTTCCCCAAGGATGACGCCAGCAAGCCTGTTCATCTGACTTGCTTCATCGGCTACAAGGCCGGCATGACGCACATCGTCCGCGAGGCCGATCGTCCTGGATCCA AGATCAACAAGAAGGAGGTGGTCGAGGCTGTCACCGTTCTTGAGACCCCGCCCATGATTGTGGTCGGTGCCGTCGGTTACATCGAGACTCCCTTCGGTCTGCGTGCCCTGGTTAATGTGTGGGCCCAGCATTTGTCCGAGGAGTGCCGTCGTCGCTTCTACAAGAACTG TTCTTCGATCAGCTTGCTGAGAGAGCTTTTCAAATCCTTGAAAGTTGTGTGA
- the LOC128265758 gene encoding chitobiosyldiphosphodolichol beta-mannosyltransferase, producing the protein MTEVPPKKRNACVIVLGDIGRSPRTQYHAQSLLEENFNVDVIGYLETRPLEALTQHPRCRIHELTAVPVTNLTPKLRLLFKAFWQTLSLLMALISIGRPSFLLVQNPPGIPTLIVCYLYCALTRTKLAIDWHNYTYTVLALGMSGGEQSPLIRLVRRLERYFGSKAHTHFCVTRAMQEDLQQNWGIGPVNVLYDRAPSQFHPIDLPQKHELFLKLAKDFPQFQTKDTSQSDVLEATALTQKLANGSVQYKPQRQAVLVSSTSWTPDEDFGILLKALQTYEKTAQAEPLVYPSLLCIITGKGPQKEHYAAEIDRLEWRKVSVITPWLEIEDYPTVLASADLGVCLHWSTSGLDLPMKVVDMFGSGLPVCAYDFKCLNELVKHGENGFVFGDHVQLAEQLRIWFENFPKNPSILETRAGFQRSLQQFQELRWRESWRLVAAPVLEAFL; encoded by the exons ATGACGGAAGTGCCGCCGAAGAAGCGCAACGCCTGCGTCATCGTGCTGGGCGACATCGGACGCAGTCCCCGGACGCAGTACCATGCCCAGAGCTTACTAGAGGAGAACTTCAACGTGGACGTAATTGGCTACCTGGAGACGCGGCCCCTGGAGGCACTGACCCAACATCCGCGATGTCGCATCCACGAGTTGACCGCCGTGCCGGTGACGAACCTCACACCCAAACTGCGGCTACTCTTCAAAGCCTTCTGGCAGACGCTCAGCCTGCTGATGGCCCTCATCTCCATTGGTCGGCCCAGCTTCCTGCTCGTCCAGAATCCGCCAGGGATTCCTACGCTGATCGTTTGCTATCTGTACTGCGCCCTCACGCGCACCAAGCTGGCCATCGATTGGCACAACTACACCTACACGGTGCTGGCCTTGGGGATGTCCGGCGGGGAGCAGAGTCCGCTGATCCGGCTGGTGCGTCGCCTGGAGCGCTATTTCGGCTCCAAGGCTCACACGCACTTCTGTGTGACGCGGGCCATGCAGGAAGATTTGCAGCAGAACTGGGGCATTGG ACCTGTTAACGTTCTGTACGATCGCGCGCCCTCTCAATTTCATCCCATCGACCTGCCCCAGAAGCATGAGCTCTTTCTGAAGCTGGCCAAGGACTTTCCGCAGTTCCAGACCAAGGACACCAGCCAATCCGATGTGCTAGAGGCCACCGCTCTTACGCAGAAGTTGGCCAACGGCAGCGTACAGTACAAACCCCAAAGACAGGCTGTCCTCGTGTCCAGCACCAGTTGGACGCCCGACGAGGACTTCGGGATTCTTCTCAAGGCCCTGCAAACGTACGAGAAGACGGCGCAAGCGGAGCCCCTGGTGTACCCCTCGCTGCTGTGCATCATCACCGGCAAGGGACCGCAAAAGGAGCACTATGCGGCCGAGATCGACAGGCTGGAATGGCGAAAGGTGTCGGTGATCACGCCCTGGCTGGAGATCGAGGACTATCCCACTGTGCTAGCCAGCGCCGATCTTGGAGTATGCCTGCACTGGAGCACCAGTGGCCTGGATCTGCCCATGAAGGTGGTCGATATGTTCGGAAGCGGTCTGCCCGTCTGCGCCTACGATTTCAAGTG CCTGAACGAACTGGTGAAGCACGGCGAGAATGGCTTTGTGTTTGGGGACCATGTTCAGCTGGCCGAACAGCTACGCATCTGGTTTGAGAACTTTCCAAAAAACCCTAGTATCCTGGAGACGCGAGCCGGCTTTCAGCGCAGCCTGCAACAGTTCCAGGAGCTGCGCTGGCGGGAGAGTTGGCGTCTCGTTGCGGCACCCGTACTGGAGGCATTCCTCTAA
- the LOC128265770 gene encoding uncharacterized protein LOC128265770, translating into MVYLNIIMGFGVVLAAAAAAIYYSMPSYQQTPRHRQPPRNRRNEDEEFDQGASLYRNFRDQRTRRSVAGDRCSVCLLHMEQGDMHQMKCGHALDTACFEEYRYIRRNCPLCNQPVNLSLPGDSCSICLDPLEKANMVHLRCQHALHSECYGQFMASGARTCPLCREQL; encoded by the exons ATGGTTTACTTGAACATTATAATGGGTTTCGGCGTGgttttggcggcagcagccgCGGCTATTTACTATAGCATGCCGAGTTACCAGCAGACCCCGCGACATCGCCAACCGCCTAGGAATCGCAGGAATGAGGACGAAGAGTTCGACCAGGGTGCCAGCCTTTACCGGAACTTCAGGGATCAGCGTACGCGGCGCAG CGTGGCGGGCGACAGGTGCTCCGTGTGTCTGCTGCATATGGAACAAGGTGACATGCACCAGATGAAGTGCGGCCATGCTCTGGACACGGCCTGCTTCGAGGAATATCGCTACATTCGCAGAAACTGCCCGCTCTGCAACCAACCTGTCAATCTCAGCCTGCCCGGCGACAGTTGCTCGATTTGCTTAGACCCTCTGGAAAAGGCCAACATGGTGCATCTGCGCTGCCAGCACGCTCTGCACTCCGAATGTTACGGGCAGTTCATGGCCAGCGGAGCCAGGACCTGCCCCCTCTGCAGGGAGCAATTGTAG
- the LOC128252646 gene encoding protein arginine methyltransferase NDUFAF7 homolog, mitochondrial: MLREALRIGSRRCYSYKSVRRPNVVASSAPKVEPAKEQPGSSSAVENGHGSLAKQLRAKILATGPITVAEYMREVLTNPQAGYYMNRDVFGREGDFITSPEISQIFGELVGIWLVSEWRKMGSPSPFQVVELGPGRGTLARDVLKVITKFKAGAEFSMHMVEVSPFLSKAQAQRFCYTHNTVPEDSQLPHYQVGTTATGTKAFWHRRLEDVPQGFSLVLAHEFFDALPVHKLQQVDGKWQEVLIDVASEGEQSDFRYVLSRSQTPVSSVFRPMPGEKRACLEYSLETERQVGILAERIERDGGIALIMDYGHFGEKTDTFRAFKQHQLHNPLLEPGSADLTADVDFKLVRHTAETRGNVHCCGPVEQGLFLQRMQGEARLEQLLAHALPENQDIIRSGYQMLTDQDQMGSRFKFLAMFPGVLASHLDKYPVVGFS, encoded by the exons ATGTTACGCGAAGCTTTAAGGATCGGCAGCAGGCGCTGCTATAGCTACAAGTCCGTGCGGCGTCCAAATGTGGTTGCCAGCAGTGCCCCCAAGGTGGAGCCGGCGAAGGAGCAACCAGGATCATCGTCTGCAGTTGAAAACGGACATGGCAGCCTCGCCAAACAATTGCGGGCCAAGATTCTAGCCACTGGACCCATTACGGTGGCGGAATACATGCGCGAGGTGCTGACCAATCCCCAAGCGGGTTACTACATGAACCGGGATGTGTTCGGCCGAGAGGGTGACTTTATAACCTCGCCGGAAATATCGCAGATCTTCGGAGAG cTCGTCGGGATCTGGTTGGTCAGCGAGTGGCGCAAGATGGGCAGTCCCTCACCCTTTCAAGTTGTGGAACTGGGACCCGGTCGTGGCACTCTGGCCAGGGATGTGCTGAAGGTGATCACCAAATTCAAGGCGGGAGCCGAGTTTTCCATGCACATGGTGGAGGTTAGTCCGTTTCTGAGCAAGGCGCAGGCACAGCGATTCTGCTACACCCACAACACCGTACCGGAGGACTCGCAGCTGCCCCATTACCAAGTGGGCACCACTGCCACTGGCACGAAGGCCTTTTGGCACCGCCGGCTTGAGGATGTGCCCCAGGGGTTCTCCCTAGTGCTGGCTCACGAATTCTTCGACGCACTGCCCGTGCACAAGCTGCAACAGGTCGATGGAAAGTGGCAGGAGGTGCTCATCGATGTGGCTTCTGAGGGAGAGCAATCGGACTTCCGATATGTGCTCTCACGCAGCCAAACTCCGGTCTCGAGTGTTTTCCGTCCCATGCCTGGCGAGAAACGCGCCTGTCTGGAATACTCGCTGGAGACGGAGCGACAGGTGGGCATCCTGGCAGAACGCATTGAACGGGATGGAGGCATTGCTCTCATCATGGACTATGGACACTTTGGTGAGAAAACAGACACCTTCCGAGCCTTCAAGCAACACCAGCTGCACAATCCCTTGCTGGAGCCGGGCAGCGCTGATCTCACGGCCGATGTGGACTTTAAGTTGGTGCGGCACACCGCTGAGACGCGCGGTAATGTCCACTGCTGCGGGCCAGTGGAACAGGGGCTGTTCCTGCAACGAATGCAGGGAGAAGCTCGTTTGGAGCAGCTGCTGGCACACGCACTGCCCGAGAACCAGGACATCATTCGCTCTGGCTACCAGATGCTAACGGATCAGGACCAAATGGGCAGCCGCTTCAAGTTCCTAGCCATGTTTCCCGGCGTGCTAGCTTCCCACCTGGACAAATATCCCGTCGTCGGATTTAGTTAG
- the LOC128266425 gene encoding J domain-containing protein CG6693 — protein MSTLEHCEKYFGTRDVYQLMGLAKGAAEKEVKKAYHKLSLLVHPDRVPEEQKEEATEKFKVLSKLYQVLTDSQKRALYDEQGVIDDDDEAESKLSSWLDLWSKIFKPITEEDINNYEKEYVDSELERTDVKKAYLGGKGCINYLMNHVPFMKVEDEPRIHKIVESMIASGEVPEYKIFTEEPAAKRKKRHQKYAREFKEAKVIKKRLERRQKEKDDQDLADNGGDLQQMILARRNQRESNFGSLLDRLVEKYGNEDDSDTVDFSAFEKKKKKSKKPAKQEPKPKLNGVKTGRVEKTHK, from the coding sequence ATGTCGACGCTGGAGCACTGCGAAAAGTATTTTGGGACGCGGGATGTGTACCAGCTGATGGGCCTGGCCAAGGGCGCTGCCGAGAAGGAGGTGAAGAAGGCGTACCACAAGCTGTCCCTGCTGGTCCATCCCGACCGAGTGCCGGAAGAGCAAAAAGAGGAGGCCACCGAGAAGTTCAAGGTGCTGTCAAAGCTCTACCAGGTGCTGACCGACTCGCAAAAGCGAGCCCTGTACGACGAGCAGGGCGTCatcgacgacgacgatgaggCCGAGTCCAAGCTCTCGTCGTGGCTGGACCTCTGGAGCAAGATCTTCAAGCCCATCACCGAGGAGGACATCAACAATTACGAGAAGGAGTACGTGGACTCGGAGCTGGAGCGCACGGACGTGAAGAAGGCGTATTTGGGCGGGAAGGGGTGCATCAACTACCTGATGAACCATGTGCCCTTCATGAAGGTGGAAGACGAGCCGCGCATCCACAAAATAGTTGAATCGATGATTGCCAGCGGCGAGGTGCCCGAGTACAAGATTTTCACCGAGGAGCCGGCCGCTAAGCGCAAAAAGCGCCATCAGAAGTACGCGCGCGAATTCAAGGAGGCCAAGGTCATCAAGAAGCGCCTCGAGCGTCGGCAGAAGGAGAAGGACGATCAGGATCTGGCCGACAACGGGGGCGATTTGCAGCAAATGATCCTGGCGCGCCGCAATCAACGGGAGTCAAACTTCGGCTCTCTGCTGGACCGCCTGGTGGAAAAGTACGGCAACGAGGACGACTCTGATACCGTCGACTTCAGCGCCTTcgagaagaagaaaaagaagtcCAAGAAGCCCGCCAAGCAGGAGCCAAAACCGAAGCTTAACGGAGTCAAGACTGGCCGGGTGGAAAAGACCCATAAATAG
- the LOC128252650 gene encoding diphthamide biosynthesis protein 3, translating to MSIYHDEVEIEDFEYDEEEEMYYYPCPCGDRFQISKEELIEGEEVATCPSCSLVIKVIYDPEMFKAEEDEESALNEKLSDLKLEKN from the exons ATGAGCATTTATCACGACGAGGTGGAAATCGAGGACTTCGAgtacgacgaggaggaggagatgTACTACTATCCCTGTCCCTGCGGCGATCGATTTCAGATCTCCAAG GAGGAACTGATCGAGGGCGAGGAGGTGGCCACCTGTCCCAGTTGCTCGCTTGTCATCAAGGTCATATACGATCCG GAAATGTTCAAGGCAGAGGAAGATGAGGAATCCGCCCTGAACGAGAAACTCAGTGACTTAAAGCTGGAGAAGAACTAA
- the LOC128252645 gene encoding GRIP and coiled-coil domain-containing protein 1, with protein sequence MEKRQRELEALVSTQKEQLGRYEKRLKDVVTAYKGLLKEKEALETSLAAHAEATAVVESGSPARDVGLQDTSKTPDSVDGAGELASCTSAPPAEGQLQTQIITLMNSLATLSAEKSRMEASFQADKKQLRSQIAQKEQVIQELHARAKEQTARAKSDVDEVKAKWIVERQEREKETNNQMLMIRELQKLYADERHLKDNIEMQLNNFKTQFASNEAENSRLRELQSQLKEARSQLKQFQTKAEQSAAAAVSADSAALLQQVRLEMQQLKEQHAVAIRQEQRRVLRAEDQSRRQAALHEDRVASLEARLAELSTTVGSYDRLRQQDQDSIHALKKQLQELEQAHVRPTSNLKALNEDVDVATLVDEMVRLKKLLTSANARSANPLDLGEILSLSGQTTTRAESHEHCEQQLQGAQQMLEAAKQQRQLLEQKVQLQHSHIQTLQEKVQVLNRNIDEAEIDLKQQGEKLRLALKSERTKWQEAKADLENETRCKLNELEQLLQKQRQRSLQLLDEKEQEIKTLQTSFEVFHSASGVGSTLATPTLEAAAESFNYSSDADSVEVEGEQRERKLKVRSKKMSLGENCHMLHYANELARKDIEITSLRKAKYVAESTLRKAIQDKVTSQQEMHEKIECLEEQVDRLERCKTREGANLEYLKNVIISYIVTRDADGKRHMLNAISAVLQFTTAEMQAINATFQKK encoded by the exons ATGGAGAAGCGACAGAGGGAACTGGAGGCGCTGGTCTCCACCCAGAAGGAGCAACTGGGGCGCTACGAGAAGCGGCTGAAAG ACGTGGTCACTGCCTACAAGGGTCTGCTGAAGGAGAAGGAGGCGCTGGAGACGAGTCTGGCGGCGCACGCGGAGGCCACGGCGGTGGTAGAGTCCGGATCCCCGGCCAGGGATGTAGGGTTGCAGGACACCAGCAAAACTCCGGATTCCGTGGACGGAGCAGGAGAATTGGCATCATGTACATCCGCTCCTCCTGCCGAGGGTCAGCTGCAGACGCAGATCATCACGCTGATGAACTCCCTGGCCACGCTGTCCGCCGAGAAATCTCGCATGGAGGCCTCCTTTCAGGCGGACAAGAAGCAACTGCGCAGCCAAATCGCCCAAAAGGAGCAGGTCATCCAGGAGCTGCATGCGCGCGCCAAGGAACAGACGGCGCGGGCCAAAAGTGACGTGGACGAGGTCAAGGCCAAGTGGATTGTGGAGCGGCAGGAACGCGAGAAGGAGACCAACAACCAGATGCTTATGATCCGCGAGCTGCAGAAGCTCTATGCCGACGAACGCCATCTAAAGGACAACATCGAGATGCAGCTGAACAACTTTAAGACGCAGTTCGCCAGCAACGAGGCGGAAAACAGCCGACTGCGGGAACTGCAATCCCAGTTGAAGGAGGCTCGGTCACAGCTAAAGCAATTCCAAACCAAGGCGGAACAGTCTGCAGCTGCGGCCGTCAGTGCGGATAGTGCTGCTCTCCTGCAGCAAGTGCGGCTGGAGATGCAGCAGCTGAAGGAACAGCATGCGGTGGCCATTCGCCAGGAACAGCGACGTGTCCTGCGGGCAGAGGATCAGAGTCGCAGGCAGGCGGCCCTTCATGAGGATCGTGTTGCCAGTCTGGAGGCGCGTCTGGCCGAGCTCAGCACCACCGTGGGCAGCTACGATCGCCTACGTCAGCAGGATCAGGACAGCATTCATGCCTTGAAAAAACAACTGCAGGAGCTAGAGCAGGCCCATGTGCGACCCACGTCCAATCTGAAAGCTCTCAACGAAGATGTGGATGTGGCCACGCTGGTGGACGAGATGGTGCGCCTCAAGAAACTGCTCACCAGTGCCAATGCCCGATCCGCCAATCCCTTGGATCTCGGCGAGATTCTGTCTCTAAGCGGCCAAACAACAACGCGTGCGGAAAGCCACGAACATTGTGAGCAACAGCTTCAGGGAGCACAGCAGATGCTGGAAGCAGCCAAGCAGCAGCGCCAGTTGCTCGAACAGAAGGTTCAGCTTCAGCACTCGCACATCCAGACGCTGCAGGAGAAGGTGCAGGTGCTCAATCGCAACATCGACGAGGCCGAAATCGATCTGAAACAGCAGGGCGAAAAGCTGCGCTTGGCCTTGAAGAGCGAGCGAACCAAATGGCAGGAAGCCAAGGCGGATCTGGAGAACGAGACGCGCTGCAAGCTCAACGAACTGGAGCAGCTGTTGCAGAAGCAGCGCCAGAGATCGCTGCAGCTTCTTGACGAAAAGGAGCAGGAGATCAAGACGCTGCAGACCTCTTTCGAGGTCTTTCATTCGGCCAGCGGCGTGGGCAGCACTCTGGCTACTCCCACACTAGAAGCCGCCGCAGAATCATTCAACTACTCCTCCGATGCAGACAGTGTCGAAGTGGAGGGTGAGCAGAGGGAGCGCAAGCTAAAGGTGCGCTCCAAGAAGATGTCGCTGGGCGAAAACTGCCACATGCTGCACTATGCCAACGAGTTGGCTCGAAAGGACATCGAGATTACCAGCCTGCGCAAGGCCAAGTACGTCGCCGAGTCCACGCTGAGGAAGGCCATCCAGGACAAGGTCACCTCGCAGCAGGAGATGCATGAGAAGATCGAATGCCTGGAAGAGCAGGTGGACAG ACTCGAACGGTGCAAGACGCGCGAGGGCGCCAATCTGGAGTATTTAAAGAACGTGATCATCAGCTACATTGTTACCCGGGATGCGGACGGCAAGCGCCACATGCTAAACGCCATCTCGGCGGTGCTCCAATTCACCACCGCAGAGATGCAGGCGATCAATGCAACATTCCAGAAGAAATAG
- the LOC128252649 gene encoding dnaJ homolog subfamily C member 17: MASKNKFSDINLYDLLGISLEADQNEIRKAYRKRALDCHPDKNPDNPQAVERFHELSKALEILTDASARAAYDKVLKAKKAAELRSRQLDGKRQKLKQELEERERAALHKLARSQPYSTVAKSDEELLQEQIERLRREGSRLLEEEQRAMQEQFRRNHAEKQKLLQQPTQFDSAQHRIKMKWKADRGQDYTQDQLLKYLKKYGDVVALVVNSKRRGRAMVELATREACDMVLAYEKGDPAKPLHFEWVTPPAEEKKPTKGSAAGCTASSTDYEDLVMRKMRQAEERKRLIEQMMKDEEGNE, from the coding sequence ATGgcaagcaaaaataaattcagtgACATCAACCTGTACGATCTTTTGGGCATTTCCTTGGAAGCTGATCAAAATGAGATACGCAAGGCATACCGCAAACGGGCCCTGGATTGCCATCCCGACAAGAATCCGGATAATCCGCAGGCGGTCGAGCGCTTCCACGAGTTGTCCAAGGCCCTGGAAATCCTCACCGATGCATCCGCCAGGGCAGCCTACGATAAAGTGCTCAAGGCCAAGAAGGCGGCGGAGTTGAGGAGTCGCCAGTTGGACGGCAAGCGGCAGAAACTCaagcaggagctggaggaaCGGGAACGGGCGGCACTGCACAAACTGGCGAGGAGCCAACCCTACAGCACGGTGGCCAAAAGCGACGAGGAGCTGCTCCAGGAGCAGATCGAGCGGCTCAGGCGCGAGGGATCCCGACtgctggaggaggagcagcgggCCATGCAGGAGCAGTTTCGGCGCAATCACGCCGAGAAGCAGAAACTCCTGCAGCAGCCGACTCAGTTCGATTCCGCCCAGCATCGCATCAAGATGAAGTGGAAGGCTGATCGTGGGCAGGATTACACGCAGGATCAGCTGCTCAAGTACCTCAAGAAGTATGGCGACGTGGTGGCCCTGGTGGTTAACAGCAAGCGACGCGGACGCGCCATGGTGGAGCTGGCCACCCGAGAGGCCTGCGATATGGTTTTGGCCTACGAAAAGGGCGATCCCGCCAAGCCATTGCACTTCGAGTGGGTGACGCCGCCGGCGGAGGAAAAGAAGCCAACCAAGGGATCTGCCGCTGGATGCACTGCCTCATCCACGGACTACGAAGACCTGGTCATGCGAAAGATGCGACAGGCCGAGGAACGGAAACGGCTAATCGAGCAGATGATGAAGGACGAGGAGGGCAATGAATGA
- the LOC128252648 gene encoding arfaptin-2, which yields MADRERSIHEMLKDAPSLNDSCGSVHTGTEGGSLVLGSASSHSIIGGGHATTGGPFGAPNSLPLRNHSAPTTPMSPSSPPTGNGTLSPTDSGSGSLIRTSASKIDSLKNWSISTYKCTRQIMLEKLGKSQRTVDSELEAQIEQLRETQRKYLSILRLTRAFSSHFQHVVVTQHALAESFADLAQKNPELQKEFTCNSETQRNLTKNGELLLNALNFFISSVNTLCNKTIDDTLLTIRQYETARIEFDAYRMDLENTKPELTPSAAALEETQRSYAQHKEQYEKLRSDVAVKMQFLDENRIKVMHKQLILLHNAIAAYFSGNAMALESTLKQFNIKLKSPNSVTGSWLEQ from the exons ATGGCGGATCGTGAGCGGAGCATACACGAGATGCTTAAGGACGCGCCATCGTTGAACGACAGTTGTGGGTCAGTGCACACGGGCACCGAAGGCGGAAGCCTAGTACTCGGGAGCGCCAGCAGCCACAGCATAATCGGAGGAGGACATGCAACCACGGGCGGTCCCTTTGGCGCCCCAAACAGTCTGCCACTAAGGAATCATTCAG CACCCACGACACCCATGTCGCCCAGTAGTCCCCCGACTGGCAATGGCACTCTGAGCCCTACGGACAGCGGGAGCGGCAGCCTCATACGCACTAGCGCCTCCAAGATCGACAGCCTTAAGAACTGGAGCATATCCACATACAAGTGCACACGCCAGATCATGCTGGAGAAGCTGGGCAAGTCGCAGCGCACCGTGGACTCGGAGTTGGAGGCCCAGATCGAACAGCTGCGCGAGACACAGCGGAAGTATCTGTCCATCTTGAGGCTGACGCGCGCCTTCAGCTCGCACTTCCAGCACGTGGTCGTCACCCAGCACGCCCTGGCCGAATCCTTTGCCGATCTCGCCCAGAAGAACCCCGAGCTGCAGAAGGAGTTCACCTGCAACTCGGAGACGCAACGCAATCTAACCAAGAACGGCGAGCTGCTGCTCAACGCGCTTAACTTCTTTATTTCGTCGGTTAACACGCTGTGCAACAAGACAATTGACGACACACTGCTGACGATACGACAGTACGAGACAGCCAG AATCGAATTCGATGCCTATCGCATGGACTTGGAGAACACTAAGCCGGAGTTGACGCCCTCAGCTGCAGCTTTGGAGGAGACCCAGCGTAGCTATGCTCAGCACAAGGAGCAATACGAGAAGCTGCGCTCTGACGTGGCGGTCAAAATGCAATTCCTCGACGAGAATCGC ATTAAAGTGATGCACAAGCAACTGATTCTGCTGCACAATGCCATCGCTGCTTATTTCTCGGGCAACGCCATGGCACTGGAAAGTACTCTAAAGCAGTTCAACATAAAG CTTAAGTCACCGAATTCCGTCACCGGATCCTGGCTGGAGCAGTAA
- the LOC128252647 gene encoding 60S ribosomal protein L3 isoform X1, protein MSHRKFSAPRHGSMAFYPKKRSARHRGKVKAFPKDDASKPVHLTCFIGYKAGMTHIVREADRPGSKINKKEVVEAVTVLETPPMIVVGAVGYIETPFGLRALVNVWAQHLSEECRRRFYKNWYKSKKKAFTKASKKWTDDLGKKSIENDFRKMLRYCKVIRVIAHSQIRLIKQRQKKAHVMEIQLNGGSIEDKVKWAREHLEKPIQVSNVFGQDEMVDCVGVTKGKGFKGVTSRWHTKKLPRKTHKGLRKVACIGAWHPSRVSTTVARAGQKGYHHRTEINKKIYRIGAGIHTKDGKVIKNNASTEYDLTDKSITPMGGFPHYGEVNNDFVMIKGCCIGSKKRIITLRKSLLKHTKRSALEQIKLKFIDTSSKMGHGRFQTPADKLAFMGPLKKDRLKEEAAATTSAAAAAATTTA, encoded by the exons ATG TCGCATCGCAAGTTCTCAGCGCCTCGCCATGGCTCCATGGCCTTCTACCCCAAGAAGCGCTCAGCTCGCCATCGCGGCAAGGTTAAGGCCTTCCCCAAGGATGACGCCAGCAAGCCTGTTCATCTGACTTGCTTCATCGGCTACAAGGCCGGCATGACGCACATCGTCCGCGAGGCCGATCGTCCTGGATCCA AGATCAACAAGAAGGAGGTGGTCGAGGCTGTCACCGTTCTTGAGACCCCGCCCATGATTGTGGTCGGTGCCGTCGGTTACATCGAGACTCCCTTCGGTCTGCGTGCCCTGGTTAATGTGTGGGCCCAGCATTTGTCCGAGGAGTGCCGTCGTCGCTTCTACAAGAACTG GTACAAGAGCAAGAAGAAGGCCTTCACCAAGGCCAGCAAGAAGTGGACCGATGATCTCGGCAAGAAGAGCATCGAGAATGACTTCCGCAAGATGCTGCGTTACTGCAAGGTGATCCGTGTGATTGCCCACTCGCAG ATCCGCTTGATCAAGCAGCGCCAAAAGAAGGCCCATGTCATGGAGATCCAGCTGAACGGTGGCTCCATCGAGGACAAGGTCAAGTGGGCTCGTGAGCACTTGGAGAAGCCCATCCAGGTCAGCAACGTGTTCGGCCAGGACGAGATGGTCGACTGCGTCGGTGTGACCAAGGGTAAGGGATTCAAGGGAGTCACCTCGCGTTGGCACACCAAGAAGCTGCCCCGCAAGACGCACAAGGGTCTGCGCAAGGTGGCCTGTATTGGAGCCTGGCATCCGTCGCGTGTGTCCACCACTGTGGCCCGTGCTGGTCAGAAGGGTTACCACCACCGTACCGAGATCAACAAGAAGATCTACCGCATCGGTGCTGGCATCCACACCAAGGACGGCAAG GTCATCAAGAACAACGCCTCCACTGAGTACGATCTGACCGACAAGAGCATCACCCCCATGGGTGGTTTCCCCCACTACGGTGAGGTCAACAACGACTTCGTCATGATCAAGGGCTGCTGCATCGGCTCCAAGAAGCGCATCATCACCCTGCGCAAGTCCCTGCTGAAGCACACCAAGCGTTCGGCCCTGGAGCAGATCAAGCTCAAGTTCATCGACACCTCGTCCAAGATGGGTCATGGTCGCTTCCAGACTCCTGCCGACAAGCTGGCCTTCATGGGTCCGCTGAAGAAGGATCGTCTCAAGGAGGAGGCCGCCGCTACCACCAgcgctgctgccgccgccgccaccaccaccgcttAA